GGCGATGCTCGGCGCGCAGAACGCGGGTCTGGCGGCGCTGCGGCCGGGCCGCACCTGCGCGCAGGTCGAGGCCGACGTGCGCGCGTTCATCGAGGACCAGCTCGGCATGACGGCCCTGGTGCGGCACCACACCGGGCACGCCTTCGGGCTGGAGGGCCACGAGCATCCCTTCCTGGACCTGGACGACCATACGCCGGTCGAGCCGGGCATGATCTTCTCTATCGAGCCGGGCCTGTACGTGCCGGGCCTGGCGGGCTTCCGCCACTCGGACACCGTGCTCGTCACCGAGACGGGCTCCGAACTCCTCAGCGTGTACCCCCGCGAGCTGGCCGACCTGATCATTCCCGCGTGAGTGGCACAGGCGTGAGGGTCGGCACGAGATCCGTGCCGGCCCTCACGCCTGTGTGCGCGGGTGTGACGCGGGGACGCGGGTCTTCGCGCGTTTGTTCGCGTACATCCGCTGGTCGGCCAGCGCGAGCACCTCGGCCGCGCTCGGGGCCTCGCTCGCGTGCGCCACGCCCACGCTGACGCCCACCGCCTGCCGGGCCATCACGGCGTCCTCGCCCGGCAGGGCGCTCACCTTGGCAGTCAGGGTGGCCAGGTCCTCGGGCGGCACGTCACGCAGGATCAGGGCGAACTCGTCGCCGCCCAGGCGGTACAGAGAATCGCGCGCGAAGAACGTCTGGCGCACCACGCCGGCGAAGACGCGCAGCGCCTCGTCCCCCTCGGCGTGCCCGGCCCGGTCGTTGAGGCGTTTGAAGCCGTCCAGGTCCATCAGCGCCAGGCCGTAGCCGCGCCGCAGCGGGGTGGAGTCGAGCTGTTCTAGGGTACGGGTGAAGGCGTGGCGGTTCAGGCAGCCGGTCAGGGCGTCGTGGTTGGCAAGGGTATCCAGCGTGGTCAGGTGCAGGTGGCGCTCGGTGGCCGCCCGGACGGCACGCGCCGCGGCGGTCAGGAGCTGGCGGTCCTGCACGCCCCAGCGCTGGCCGGTGGCGTCGGAACCCAGGGCCAGCAGGCTGACGCGGGCGTCGCCCGGCAGGTGCAGCGGCAGCATGGCCCACCCGGGCCGCTCGCCCTCCGCCCGCGGGCCGGCGGGCAGGACCGCGCCCCCGTTCACGAAGGTCGGCTGCGACGCCGAGTGCGCGTCCCACAGCGGCGATCCGGGCCGGACCTCCGGAAGGTGGACGGGCCGCAGGCCCACGACGTTCGCGGTGACCGACGAGTCCGGGCAGGTGGTCACGAGCATCAGCCCGCCCAGCGGCACCGCCCGGCGCAGCACCGCCTCGGCCGCCTCCGCCGCCGACACCGCCCCCAGCTGCCCGCGGGCGGACACCTGCGCCAGGTCCGCCATGACCTCGAGTTTCAGCTGGTCGGCGGCGGCCCGCCCCAGCGTCTCGTGCAGCAGGTCGCGCAGCTTCACGATGGGTTGCAGCACCACCATCACCGTGCCCGTCAGCGCGAGGTGCAGCAGGACGGTCGGCAGGACGTGCACCGCCGGCGCCCCGAACCGCCGCGCCAGGACGTACAGGCCCGCACTCAGGGTCAGTCCCAGCAGCGGCATCAGCAGCGCGCGGCGCGGCCACAGCGCGCCGTACAGCGTGACCAGCGGCACCGTGGCGAACCACCCGATGCCGCCCCACGTCACCAGCATCATCAGCGTGACGAGCGCGGTCAGGATCAGCGCCCCGATCCACAGTTCGTTGGGCGGCACGCCGGCGTCCAGCAGGCCGGACGCGTGCGCGACGCGCGGATCATGGTCACCGCCCGGCCGCGCGCCCGTCGGTGATGGCGCGCTTCCCTGGCGTTGTCGGGTGACCGGGTGTGTCAAGGCCCTACCTCCACAGTTCTGAACGAGACTGTCCCCAGTCAAGCAGAGGTCGAGTGACGCTCTTCTTACAGGGCGCCGGGGAGGGCCGGCCCTGCCCACGCCACCGGACGATCCGGGCCGCCGCGAGGCGCACAGCCCGGAGTGTTGCAGTGACGTGTCCGACGGCAGCCCGGCCCTTTCACTTCAATGATGAAGGAGCCGGTGGGTCGGCCGCGACCGTGGGTGGTGGAGCGGGCACCCGGCCCGAGAGGTCGGCGATGAGCGCTTCCAGCGCGTCGAGACCCGCCAGGACCTCGGCGCTGGGCGTGGCGGCCGCCAGCCCGCGCTGGAGCAGCGCCGCCGCGCGTTCCAGCGGCTGGAGAACGTCCGCCGCGGCCGGCCGGGCCGTCTCTGCCGCTTCCGGGCGGCGGAACCGGTCCACCACGAGCGCGCTGACGTCGGTCAGCGCCACGCAGGTGGCGCGGCCCACGCCGGAGCGCGTCACCTCCAGTTGCACGTGACGGTGCGTGCCACCCGGCGGCCGCAGGTCCACGATCACGCTGGGCGTGCGGGGCACGCGCGCCGCGCCGTGCAGGAACGCCGTGATGTGCTCGGCCTCCGGCGAGGCCACCAGTTCCACCAGGGGCCGGCCCTGCAGGGCAGCGCGCGTGCGGCCCAGCAGCGCGCAGCCAGCCGGGTTGATCTGGACGACCGTACCTGCGCCG
This is a stretch of genomic DNA from Deinococcus metalli. It encodes these proteins:
- a CDS encoding GGDEF domain-containing protein; amino-acid sequence: MTHPVTRQRQGSAPSPTGARPGGDHDPRVAHASGLLDAGVPPNELWIGALILTALVTLMMLVTWGGIGWFATVPLVTLYGALWPRRALLMPLLGLTLSAGLYVLARRFGAPAVHVLPTVLLHLALTGTVMVVLQPIVKLRDLLHETLGRAAADQLKLEVMADLAQVSARGQLGAVSAAEAAEAVLRRAVPLGGLMLVTTCPDSSVTANVVGLRPVHLPEVRPGSPLWDAHSASQPTFVNGGAVLPAGPRAEGERPGWAMLPLHLPGDARVSLLALGSDATGQRWGVQDRQLLTAAARAVRAATERHLHLTTLDTLANHDALTGCLNRHAFTRTLEQLDSTPLRRGYGLALMDLDGFKRLNDRAGHAEGDEALRVFAGVVRQTFFARDSLYRLGGDEFALILRDVPPEDLATLTAKVSALPGEDAVMARQAVGVSVGVAHASEAPSAAEVLALADQRMYANKRAKTRVPASHPRTQA
- a CDS encoding PAS domain-containing protein; amino-acid sequence: MGEHSQTTTAARKPPRLRDGPDAPLDEHDRHVWFDASPVGLLFLDGAGTVVQINPAGCALLGRTRAALQGRPLVELVASPEAEHITAFLHGAARVPRTPSVIVDLRPPGGTHRHVQLEVTRSGVGRATCVALTDVSALVVDRFRRPEAAETARPAAADVLQPLERAAALLQRGLAAATPSAEVLAGLDALEALIADLSGRVPAPPPTVAADPPAPSSLK